One window from the genome of Anguilla rostrata isolate EN2019 chromosome 5, ASM1855537v3, whole genome shotgun sequence encodes:
- the LOC135256014 gene encoding insulin-like growth factor-binding protein complex acid labile subunit translates to MNKIIHIASDVFQGLSQLPTFNLSFNQISDLDKDAFIGVKWSMLRLFLDYNNLITIPPGVFHGLLALEEISFFANTIQLISTDAFLDLPSLRLLNLSRNQISILEPKIFHSLSQLELLDISNNSLKTIKGFTFMGLREMVELNLQFNLIQALEPFSLFGCSSLLVLHLGNNQIHTIHPGTFEGAYILTALKLENNNLTFWPSEVTKPFRVLQTITLFNNLISELQDGAFVGMVHLHTCNLSQNRITKIQEGVFIDLVNLRVLDLSRNYLSRLSSNILQLPKLKTLNISTNIIYDIHCDMFNGIAALEMLDLSDNQLRLVPSCTLENPSRAEGTERIRGGWQFAVQGSEDQPDPGSE, encoded by the exons ATGAACAAGATCATTCACATTGCATCGGATGTATTTCAGGGTCTGTCACAGCTGCCAACATTTAACTTAAGCTTTAATCAGATAAGTGATCTGGATAAGGATGCTTTTATAGGGGTGAAGTGGTCAATGCTGAGGTTGTTTCTGGATTACAATAACCTGATCACAATCCCTCCAGGGGTTTTCCATGGTCTACTTGCTCTGGAAGAGATCAGTTTTTTCGCGAACACTATACAGCTGATTTCTACAGATGCATTTTTGGATCTTCCCTCTCTCAGGTTGTTGAATCTTAGTAGGAATCAGATTTCCATCCTGGAACCCAAGATTTTTCACAGTCTTTCACAGCTGGAGTTATTGGACATTTCCAACAACAGCTTGAAAACTATAAAAGGTTTCACATTTATGGGCTTGCGGGAAATGGTGGAACTGAACCTACAGTTTAATCTAATTCAGGCTTTAGAACCTTTCTCTTTATTTGGCTGCTCATCACTTTTAGTTCTTCATTTGGGGAATAATCAGATTCACACAATTCACCCAGGGACATTTGAAGGTGCCTACATCCTCACAGCTTTAAAGCTGGAAAACAACAATTTGACGTTTTGGCCTTCAGAAGTCACAAAGCCTTTCAGGGTTCTTCAAACAATAACACTGTTCAACAATCTCATCAGTGAGCTCCAAGATGGAGCTTTTGTTGGAATGGTCCATCTGCATACCTGCAATCTGAGCCAGAACAGGATCACAAAGATCCAAGAGGGAGTTTTCATTGATCTAGTTAATTTGAGGGTTCTTGACCTGTCAAGGAATTATCTGTCCAGACTGAGTTCCAACATACTCCAGctgccaaaattaaaaacattaaacatctcTACAAATATTATATATGATATTCACTGTGATATGTTTAATGGGATTGCTGCTCTTGAGATGTTGGATTTAAGTGACAATCAGCTCAGATTAGTGCCCAGCTGCACTCTGGAAAAT CCCAGCAGAGCAGAGGGGACTGAACGCATTCGAGGCGGTTGGCAGTTTGCCGTGCAGGGCTCCGAAGATCAGCCAGATCCAGGAAGCGAGTAA